Proteins encoded in a region of the Verrucomicrobiota bacterium genome:
- the aroF gene encoding 3-deoxy-7-phosphoheptulonate synthase — protein MIIVLRPNIPKKEEAAVLKEIRKLGYKPHIMRGVARTVIGAIGDERTHQSLETLTSWKQVESVMPVQKRYKLVSREAHRTGSTINVRGNIIGGKKVQIMAGPCSVESERQLLSTAKAVKKAGATILRGGAFKPRTSPYEFQGLGEKGLKLLAKARHETGLAIITELLSEDHADMIAEYADIIQIGTRNAQNFQLLIAAARTGKPVLLKRGLSMRIEEWMLAGEYILANENPNLMFCERGIRTFESYTRNTLDLSTIPIIKQESHCPIVIDPSQGAGRSDLVFAMCKGAVAMGADALLIEVHPNPAEAWSDGAQQLSLDGFARLMQELKPFISAAGRE, from the coding sequence ATGATCATTGTCCTTCGCCCGAACATTCCGAAAAAAGAAGAAGCCGCCGTGCTTAAGGAAATCCGCAAGCTCGGCTACAAACCGCACATCATGCGAGGAGTGGCGCGGACGGTCATCGGTGCCATCGGCGACGAGCGCACCCACCAAAGCCTGGAAACCCTCACCTCCTGGAAGCAGGTGGAGAGCGTCATGCCGGTGCAGAAACGTTACAAACTGGTCAGCCGCGAGGCGCATCGCACCGGTTCGACCATCAATGTGCGCGGGAACATCATCGGCGGAAAGAAAGTCCAGATCATGGCCGGACCTTGCTCGGTGGAGAGTGAAAGGCAACTGCTCTCCACGGCCAAAGCCGTGAAGAAGGCCGGCGCGACCATTCTGCGCGGCGGCGCTTTCAAACCGCGCACCTCCCCCTACGAATTCCAGGGACTCGGCGAGAAGGGATTGAAGCTGCTGGCGAAGGCGCGCCACGAAACCGGCCTGGCCATCATCACCGAACTGCTTTCCGAAGACCACGCCGACATGATCGCCGAATACGCTGACATCATTCAGATCGGCACACGCAACGCCCAAAACTTTCAACTGCTCATCGCCGCCGCACGCACCGGCAAACCCGTCTTGCTCAAGCGCGGCCTTTCGATGCGCATTGAGGAATGGATGCTGGCCGGTGAATACATCCTGGCCAACGAAAATCCGAATTTAATGTTTTGCGAACGCGGCATTCGCACCTTCGAATCTTACACGCGCAACACGCTCGATCTGTCCACCATTCCCATCATCAAACAGGAATCGCACTGTCCCATCGTGATCGATCCCAGCCAGGGCGCGGGCCGCTCCGACCTGGTGTTCGCCATGTGCAAGGGCGCCGTCGCCATGGGCGCGGACGCGCTATTGATCGAAGTGCATCCCAACCCGGCCGAGGCTTGGAGTGATGGCGCGCAACAACTTTCCCTCGATGGCTTTGCCAGGCTGATGCAGGAGTTGAAGCCATTCATCAGCGCAGCCGGTCGGGAGTAA
- the mscL gene encoding large-conductance mechanosensitive channel protein MscL, with protein sequence MLKQFKEFAMRGNVVDMAVGVIIGGAFGKIVTSIVKDVLMPPIGKMMGGVDFKDLFINLDPDKLTKVKGAVKTLADATDAGAAVIAYGQFINTVIDFVIVAFCIFMVVKGMNTLMKKPVPAPAAPPEPTKEEKLLTEIRDILRAK encoded by the coding sequence ATGCTTAAACAATTCAAAGAGTTTGCTATGCGGGGCAATGTCGTCGATATGGCGGTAGGTGTCATCATCGGCGGCGCGTTCGGAAAGATTGTTACTTCGATAGTGAAGGACGTTTTGATGCCGCCGATCGGCAAGATGATGGGCGGAGTGGATTTCAAAGACCTTTTCATCAACCTCGATCCAGACAAGTTAACCAAGGTGAAAGGCGCAGTCAAAACCTTGGCTGACGCTACCGACGCTGGCGCGGCAGTCATCGCCTACGGCCAGTTCATTAACACCGTAATCGACTTTGTCATCGTGGCGTTTTGTATTTTCATGGTTGTAAAAGGCATGAACACGTTGATGAAAAAACCGGTCCCCGCTCCCGCCGCACCGCCAGAGCCGACCAAAGAGGAAAAACTTCTGACCGAGATCCGCGACATCTTGCGGGCGAAATAG
- a CDS encoding iron-sulfur cluster assembly scaffold protein, with translation MNDDLQKRIQQAIANPQNMGELPNADAIGTVGNSECGEMLRMWIKYKEEKGKKVIDRATFQSFGCETAIAVASLATELIRGKTAEEALAMKTEELAGELGPLPPMKIHCAQLVEGALRSALDPESGQAKSQQPGAPASNSNLLNNFAKPKEGGVRVVLLDRKPTE, from the coding sequence ATGAACGACGATCTACAGAAACGAATTCAGCAGGCGATAGCAAACCCGCAGAACATGGGTGAACTGCCGAACGCGGACGCCATCGGCACGGTGGGCAATTCCGAGTGCGGCGAGATGCTGCGGATGTGGATCAAATACAAGGAAGAGAAGGGCAAGAAAGTCATCGACCGCGCCACGTTTCAGTCCTTCGGTTGTGAGACCGCCATCGCCGTGGCCAGTCTCGCCACGGAGTTGATTCGCGGTAAAACTGCGGAAGAGGCACTGGCAATGAAAACCGAAGAGTTGGCCGGCGAACTAGGGCCGTTGCCGCCGATGAAAATTCATTGCGCGCAACTCGTCGAAGGCGCATTGCGTTCGGCGCTCGATCCTGAAAGCGGCCAGGCAAAGTCGCAACAACCAGGCGCTCCTGCTTCCAACTCGAACCTGCTTAATAATTTTGCCAAACCGAAAGAAGGCGGCGTGCGTGTCGTGTTGTTGGATCGGAAACCAACTGAGTAA
- a CDS encoding rhodanese-like domain-containing protein — MSEVLEVFPGAQRALFRRYHIGGCASCGFQPTETLEQVCQRNSIKNVDEVLEHIKTSHEQDAKILIEPKELAELLKRDKTVRLLDVRSREEFEAVHINGAVLMSQPVTQEIMAEGTNSRPLVVIDHQGKQGLDAAAYFMGHGLTNVRCLRGGIDAWAQEVDTTMRRYKLG, encoded by the coding sequence ATGAGCGAGGTGCTCGAAGTATTTCCTGGCGCGCAACGGGCGTTGTTCCGCCGTTACCACATCGGCGGATGCGCCAGTTGCGGGTTTCAACCGACGGAAACGTTGGAGCAAGTTTGTCAGCGAAACAGTATCAAGAACGTGGACGAGGTTTTGGAGCACATCAAAACCAGCCATGAGCAGGACGCGAAGATTCTGATCGAGCCAAAGGAACTAGCCGAGTTGCTGAAACGCGACAAAACGGTCCGTTTGCTCGACGTGCGGTCGCGCGAGGAATTCGAAGCGGTGCATATCAACGGCGCGGTTTTGATGTCGCAACCTGTGACGCAGGAAATCATGGCGGAAGGAACGAACTCACGTCCGCTAGTGGTTATCGACCATCAGGGCAAGCAAGGTTTGGACGCCGCGGCCTATTTCATGGGGCACGGTCTGACCAACGTGAGGTGTCTGCGCGGCGGCATCGACGCCTGGGCGCAGGAAGTGGATACGACGATGCGGAGATACAAGCTGGGGTAG
- a CDS encoding cysteine desulfurase, which produces MDWESLRDDFPILNQKVHGHPLIYFDNAASSQKPRAVIGALTNYYERDNANVHRGIHELSNRATAGFEAARTRTAEFINARNAEEIVFTRGTTESINLVAQAWGPRNIKNGDKILLTEMEHHSNIVPWQLLAERTGAKLVYLPVTGDEGHLDLREIDEFLTSEVKLFAMVHISNSLGTVNPVAKLCERARERGILTLVDAAQSAGHCPVDVQEIGCDFLAFSGHKICGPTGIGVLYGRQELLDGMPPWQGGGEMILSVDFHKTTFKRAPHKFEAGTPDISGPIGLHSAMDYLDNLGRKNIFEHDQELANYAYEKLRSINAIRLFGPKTGRAGLVSFLLKDVHAHDVVTVADQRGIALRGGHHCTQPLMRKLGVESTARASFYFYNTKAEVDRFVEVVQEIQKFFGN; this is translated from the coding sequence ATCGATTGGGAATCGTTGCGCGATGACTTTCCGATTCTGAACCAGAAAGTCCATGGCCATCCGCTGATTTATTTCGACAACGCGGCGTCGAGTCAGAAACCGCGCGCGGTTATTGGAGCGCTGACCAACTATTACGAGCGCGATAACGCCAATGTGCATCGCGGCATTCACGAGTTGAGCAATCGCGCCACGGCGGGATTTGAAGCGGCCCGCACGCGCACAGCCGAATTCATCAACGCCCGCAACGCTGAGGAAATTGTTTTCACCCGCGGCACCACGGAAAGCATCAATCTGGTTGCGCAAGCCTGGGGACCGAGGAACATCAAGAACGGGGACAAAATCCTGCTCACGGAGATGGAGCATCACAGCAACATCGTGCCGTGGCAACTGCTCGCCGAACGCACCGGCGCCAAACTGGTTTACCTGCCTGTCACCGGTGACGAAGGTCATCTCGATCTGCGCGAGATCGACGAGTTTTTGACGAGCGAGGTCAAGCTGTTCGCCATGGTGCACATATCCAATTCTCTCGGCACCGTGAATCCCGTGGCGAAACTTTGCGAGCGCGCCCGCGAGCGTGGCATCCTCACGCTGGTCGATGCGGCCCAGAGTGCCGGACATTGCCCGGTAGATGTGCAGGAGATCGGCTGCGACTTTCTCGCGTTTTCCGGTCACAAAATCTGCGGCCCGACCGGCATCGGTGTGCTGTATGGGCGGCAGGAACTGCTCGACGGCATGCCGCCGTGGCAAGGCGGCGGCGAAATGATTTTGAGCGTCGATTTCCACAAGACCACGTTCAAACGCGCGCCGCACAAGTTCGAGGCCGGCACGCCGGACATTTCCGGCCCCATCGGTTTGCACTCGGCGATGGATTACCTGGACAATCTCGGGCGCAAAAATATTTTCGAGCACGACCAGGAACTGGCCAACTACGCCTACGAAAAACTGAGGAGCATCAATGCGATTCGACTGTTCGGGCCTAAGACCGGCCGGGCTGGGCTGGTGAGCTTCCTATTGAAAGACGTGCATGCCCACGATGTTGTGACCGTAGCAGACCAACGCGGCATCGCGTTGCGCGGCGGACATCATTGCACTCAGCCGCTTATGCGGAAACTCGGCGTCGAATCAACGGCGCGAGCGAGTTTTTATTTTTACAACACCAAAGCCGAGGTAGATCGCTTTGTGGAAGTGGTGCAGGAGATTCAGAAGTTTTTTGGAAATTGA